A single window of Bombus huntii isolate Logan2020A unplaced genomic scaffold, iyBomHunt1.1 ctg00000109.1, whole genome shotgun sequence DNA harbors:
- the LOC126876972 gene encoding venom serine protease Bi-VSP-like, whose protein sequence is MYIHNYDYCILGAWPWIAALGFRNPRNPDKPLWKCGGSLISARHVLTAAHCAHMDGIENIHNHNIAILRLVEEVPFSRYVYPICTKEPLRKSNFVGYNPLVVGSGALRYRRPRRNALMEVQMPVIKNAECKIAYSKFPNAPDITDGIICAEHAQGGEDSCTADRGGPLLIQHELTSYLIGIVSYAYKCGTAGYPSVYTRVTSYLDFILQAMQ, encoded by the exons atgtatattcacaactatgactattgcattttaggcgcttggccatggatcgctgcattaggttttcgtaatccccgaaacccagacaaaccactatggaagtgcggaggttccctgatatcggctaggcatgttttgaccgcagcacattgtgcacatatggatggaatagaaaacatacacaatcataatattgccattcttagattggtggaggaggtgccattttcga ggtacgtatatcccatttgtacgaaagagcccctacgaaagagcaacttcgtcggctataacccccttgttgttggatcgggagcattaagatata gacgaccacgacgtaatgcattaatggaagtacaaatgccagtgattaagaacgccgaatgcaaaatagcttattccaaatttcctaatgcacctgatatcactgatggtataatatgcgccgaacatgctcagggtggagaggattcttgtacg gctgaccgcggcggaccactgctgatacaacatgaattaacctcgtatttaataggtattgtgtcttatgcttataagtgcggcacagctgggtatcccagcgtttacactagggtcacatcgtaccttgacttcattctccaagcgatgcaataa